One window from the genome of Rufibacter tibetensis encodes:
- a CDS encoding PIG-L family deacetylase encodes MTSIRVIIASFLLLLGAGFSTSFAQAPKKPNAADIRLALEKLNVLGSVLYLAAHPDDENTRLIAYLANERKYRTGYLSLTRGDGGQNLIGPEIREELGIIRTQELLQARRTDGGEQFFSRANDFGFSKNPAETFTIWDKEQVLADAVWVIRKFRPDVIITRFSPQPSGTHGHHTASAVIAMEAFDAAADPKRFPEQLKTVEPWQAKRLLWNTSSFFYSQNQKFDASDKLMIDTGVYNPLLGRSYNEIAAQSRSMHKSQGFGSSGTRGEAVEYFEFLKGAGAKTDFAEGVNTSWSRVPGSNEVAKLLKEALKKYEAANPAASVPALLKANAALVKLPASYWKTVKQQELQDVIKACLGLYLEASSVRDYSVSPGEPVVLSLEAVNRSPVPVTLTKVDYLFANRDTTLQQKLEASKPWIARTTVAIPASTPYSQPYWLRETGTTGMFRVDDPALIGLPENPAAAQVRLHLTVQGQPFAFTVPVVYKRTDPVEGEQYRPFEITPPVFVNITEKVYVFADAQPKPVTVRVRAGKEQVDGQVALRLPDGWRSEPATASFNLPQKGEEQSFTFMVYPGAAQTESVISATVTTKGRTYSQSLKTIEYPHIPTQTLLPEAVAKAVKLDLKRKGQHIGYLMGAGDEVPASLQQIGYAVDQLHVGELSAAALQKYDAVVVGVRAYNTLERLKFQQPQLMQYVQNGGTLVVQYNVSNGLVTPNVGPYSIKLSNDRVTVEDSEVRFLKPNHPVLNSPNKITEQDFRGWVQERGLYFPNQWAPEYEAILSANDPGETPKEGGLLVAKYGKGYYVYTGYSFFRELPAGVPGAYRLFVNLLSLGK; translated from the coding sequence ATGACCTCAATACGTGTTATAATCGCATCCTTTCTTCTTTTATTGGGAGCCGGATTTTCTACCTCTTTTGCGCAAGCACCTAAGAAACCCAATGCCGCTGACATACGGCTGGCCCTGGAAAAACTGAATGTTCTAGGCAGCGTCCTGTACCTGGCCGCTCACCCAGATGACGAGAACACCCGCCTCATTGCCTACCTGGCCAACGAGCGGAAATACCGTACTGGTTACCTTTCTCTCACCCGCGGTGACGGTGGCCAAAACCTGATTGGTCCCGAGATTAGAGAGGAGTTAGGAATCATCAGAACACAGGAGTTGCTGCAGGCCCGCCGAACCGACGGTGGAGAGCAATTCTTCAGCCGTGCCAATGACTTCGGGTTCTCTAAGAACCCTGCTGAGACATTTACTATCTGGGACAAAGAACAGGTGCTGGCAGACGCGGTGTGGGTCATCCGGAAGTTCCGGCCAGATGTCATCATTACCCGGTTTTCTCCGCAGCCCAGCGGCACGCACGGGCACCACACCGCCTCAGCGGTGATTGCCATGGAAGCCTTTGACGCTGCCGCTGACCCCAAGCGCTTTCCGGAACAGCTAAAAACCGTGGAACCCTGGCAAGCCAAGCGCCTGCTCTGGAACACCTCTTCCTTTTTCTACAGCCAGAACCAGAAATTTGACGCCTCAGATAAGTTGATGATTGATACCGGGGTGTACAACCCCTTGCTTGGCAGGTCATACAATGAAATTGCCGCCCAAAGCCGCAGCATGCACAAAAGCCAGGGCTTTGGCAGCAGTGGCACCAGGGGAGAGGCCGTAGAGTATTTTGAGTTTTTGAAGGGCGCCGGCGCTAAAACAGACTTTGCCGAGGGGGTGAACACTTCCTGGAGCCGGGTGCCGGGCAGCAATGAAGTAGCCAAACTGTTAAAGGAGGCCCTTAAAAAGTATGAGGCTGCCAACCCGGCTGCTTCGGTGCCGGCACTCCTGAAAGCGAATGCAGCCTTGGTCAAGCTTCCGGCCTCTTATTGGAAAACCGTCAAGCAACAGGAATTGCAGGACGTCATCAAAGCCTGTCTGGGATTGTACCTGGAAGCATCTTCGGTAAGAGACTACTCTGTTTCACCGGGAGAGCCAGTGGTGTTGTCTTTAGAGGCTGTCAACCGTTCTCCGGTTCCCGTGACACTTACCAAAGTAGACTACCTGTTCGCGAACCGTGATACTACTTTGCAGCAGAAGCTTGAGGCAAGCAAGCCATGGATTGCTCGCACTACGGTAGCTATTCCGGCATCAACGCCTTATTCTCAGCCGTACTGGTTACGCGAGACCGGCACCACTGGCATGTTCAGGGTAGATGATCCGGCCCTGATTGGTTTACCCGAAAACCCTGCCGCCGCCCAGGTACGCTTACATTTGACCGTGCAAGGACAACCTTTTGCTTTCACGGTGCCTGTGGTGTACAAACGCACCGATCCGGTGGAAGGAGAGCAATACCGTCCGTTTGAGATTACGCCGCCTGTGTTCGTGAACATAACAGAGAAAGTGTACGTCTTCGCCGATGCCCAGCCAAAGCCAGTGACGGTTCGGGTAAGGGCCGGCAAAGAGCAGGTAGACGGGCAGGTTGCCCTTCGTTTGCCCGATGGATGGCGTTCTGAACCAGCCACTGCCAGTTTCAACCTTCCACAGAAAGGAGAGGAGCAGAGCTTTACCTTTATGGTGTACCCCGGGGCCGCTCAAACCGAGAGTGTCATCAGTGCTACCGTGACCACCAAAGGCAGAACCTACAGCCAAAGCTTGAAAACTATAGAGTACCCGCATATTCCTACCCAGACCCTACTGCCCGAGGCAGTTGCCAAAGCCGTTAAATTAGACTTGAAACGGAAGGGCCAGCACATTGGCTATTTAATGGGGGCCGGTGATGAGGTGCCCGCCAGCCTGCAGCAGATTGGGTACGCGGTAGACCAACTGCACGTAGGAGAATTGTCTGCGGCAGCTTTGCAAAAATATGATGCCGTAGTGGTGGGCGTGCGGGCGTACAATACTTTGGAGCGCCTGAAGTTTCAGCAGCCGCAGCTTATGCAGTACGTGCAGAACGGCGGCACCCTGGTGGTGCAGTATAACGTGAGTAATGGATTGGTGACACCTAATGTAGGCCCTTATTCTATTAAACTCTCCAATGACCGGGTTACCGTAGAAGACTCAGAGGTGCGCTTCCTGAAACCTAATCATCCGGTGCTCAACTCGCCTAACAAAATCACCGAGCAGGATTTCAGAGGATGGGTGCAGGAGCGTGGTTTGTATTTCCCTAACCAGTGGGCGCCTGAGTATGAGGCAATTCTTTCGGCCAATGATCCTGGGGAAACCCCTAAAGAAGGTGGTTTGCTTGTGGCTAAATACGGCAAGGGATATTACGTGTATACCGGTTATTCCTTCTTCAGAGAGTTGCCTGCCGGTGTTCCGGGAGCTTACCGTCTGTTTGTCAACCTGCTTTCTTTAGGTAAATAG
- a CDS encoding OmpA family protein gives MRKNVLRSALPAVFAMGLLGSCVSTKKYEAALAENRSLVVLQDELTRQKAELESERARLQQDKERLNQEKADLASEKASTEASLRTNLNNKNQQVDKLSADLQAREARLAEMQRILEEKDKAVNSLRQVVSNALLGFKASDLTVDVRNGKVYVSLSNQLLFKSGSTKVDAQGQEALKKLATVLQNQPDVNVLIEGHTDDVPVSRGTAGMQDNWDLSVLRATEITRILTDAGVPPQRVTPSGRSKYVPVDPATTADARQKNRRTEIILTPKLDELFQILEKN, from the coding sequence ATGAGAAAAAACGTTTTAAGATCTGCCTTACCTGCTGTATTTGCCATGGGTTTACTGGGGTCCTGTGTGTCTACGAAGAAATACGAGGCTGCCCTGGCAGAAAACCGCTCGCTTGTAGTGTTACAGGATGAACTTACCCGCCAGAAAGCCGAACTGGAAAGCGAACGCGCCCGGCTGCAGCAGGACAAAGAACGCCTGAACCAGGAGAAAGCCGATCTGGCCAGTGAAAAAGCTTCTACAGAGGCCTCGCTTCGCACGAACCTGAACAATAAAAACCAGCAGGTTGACAAGCTCAGCGCCGATTTACAGGCCCGAGAAGCCCGTTTAGCCGAGATGCAGCGCATTTTGGAAGAGAAAGACAAAGCCGTGAACAGCCTTCGGCAGGTAGTAAGCAATGCCCTGTTGGGGTTCAAAGCGTCAGACCTTACCGTAGATGTGCGCAACGGGAAAGTGTATGTGTCTTTGTCTAACCAGTTGCTGTTCAAGTCTGGCTCAACCAAAGTAGACGCGCAAGGGCAGGAGGCGCTCAAGAAGTTGGCCACTGTCTTGCAGAACCAGCCCGATGTGAACGTGTTGATAGAAGGCCATACAGATGATGTTCCGGTTTCACGGGGTACTGCCGGCATGCAAGACAACTGGGACCTAAGCGTACTCAGAGCAACTGAAATCACCCGTATTCTAACAGATGCTGGTGTGCCTCCGCAGCGGGTAACGCCATCGGGGCGTTCTAAATACGTGCCAGTAGACCCAGCCACCACGGCAGATGCCCGTCAGAAAAATCGTCGTACCGAAATTATCTTAACGCCTAAACTGGACGAGCTTTTCCAGATTTTAGAGAAGAACTAA
- a CDS encoding CDGSH iron-sulfur domain-containing protein — protein sequence MKTKLTVNNNGSLKIEGEFIIVDPQGNEYNLQGREVVSICRCGLSQNKPFCDGSHKGHFEHNAVAFELPPRKV from the coding sequence ATGAAAACAAAACTTACCGTGAACAACAACGGCTCCCTTAAAATTGAAGGCGAGTTCATCATAGTAGATCCGCAAGGAAATGAGTACAACCTGCAAGGCCGCGAGGTAGTGTCTATCTGCCGCTGTGGTTTGTCTCAGAACAAGCCTTTCTGCGATGGCTCCCACAAAGGCCACTTTGAGCACAACGCCGTGGCTTTTGAGCTACCGCCTCGCAAGGTGTAG
- a CDS encoding APC family permease yields MSDTSTGFKREIKIFDAVMLVAGSMIGSGIFIVSADIGRAVGSAGYLLLVWGLTGLMTLAGALSYGELTSLMPRAGGQYVYLRESYGPLVAFLYGWTLFLVIQSGTIAAVGVAFARFTGVLLPWFSEDNVLLDLGFFQFTTVQLLAIASIVLLTLVNQQGVRNGTIIQNIFGSTKIIALFALLGFGLLLGTNPEVIDLNFSNLWDAQSVVLDKETGAITRTTLSGWALMVGIGTAMIGSLFSSDAWNNIGFSGDEIVNPKRTIVLSMAIGTAIVTLLYILINVVYLTILPLSGDPAGTDALSRGLQFASNDRVGTAVAEVIGGAPATIAIAILIMVSTFGCNNGVILSAPRVYYAMAKDGLFFPNMAKLNKNGVPGAALAIQCVWASLLCLSGRYSDLLDYVIFAVLLFYILTIAGIFVLRRTMPNAPRPYKAIGYPVLPALYILMASFICIILLIYKPNYSWPGLILVGVGIPVFYIFGKRFKRVED; encoded by the coding sequence ATGTCTGATACCTCTACGGGATTTAAGCGCGAGATCAAAATATTTGATGCCGTTATGTTAGTAGCCGGTTCCATGATTGGGTCCGGTATTTTTATTGTAAGTGCTGATATTGGCCGCGCAGTGGGAAGTGCCGGATACCTGTTGCTGGTATGGGGCTTAACGGGGCTCATGACATTGGCGGGCGCTTTGAGTTACGGAGAGTTGACCAGCCTTATGCCCCGTGCCGGTGGGCAGTATGTGTACCTGCGTGAGTCTTACGGCCCCTTAGTGGCTTTCCTATATGGCTGGACACTGTTTCTGGTTATTCAGAGCGGCACCATTGCGGCCGTGGGGGTTGCGTTTGCCCGGTTTACCGGCGTGCTACTTCCCTGGTTTTCTGAAGACAATGTGTTGCTGGATCTCGGCTTCTTTCAGTTCACGACGGTGCAGCTGCTGGCCATAGCGTCTATTGTGCTGCTGACCTTGGTAAACCAACAGGGAGTGCGTAATGGAACCATCATCCAGAACATCTTCGGAAGCACTAAAATTATTGCCTTGTTTGCGCTGCTTGGGTTCGGGTTGCTGCTGGGCACTAACCCTGAGGTAATTGACCTGAACTTCTCTAACCTTTGGGATGCCCAATCTGTGGTATTGGACAAAGAAACCGGAGCCATTACCCGTACTACTTTGTCTGGCTGGGCACTGATGGTAGGGATTGGCACAGCGATGATCGGGTCGCTTTTCTCTTCTGATGCCTGGAACAACATTGGGTTTTCTGGAGATGAGATTGTGAACCCTAAGCGGACCATTGTCCTGAGCATGGCTATTGGAACAGCTATTGTTACGCTCCTGTACATCCTGATCAATGTGGTGTACCTAACCATTCTGCCATTGAGCGGGGACCCCGCCGGAACCGATGCATTAAGCCGGGGCCTGCAGTTTGCCAGTAATGACCGAGTGGGCACAGCCGTAGCAGAAGTAATTGGCGGCGCCCCTGCTACCATCGCGATTGCTATCCTGATCATGGTTTCTACATTTGGGTGCAACAACGGTGTGATTCTCTCTGCTCCGCGCGTGTACTACGCCATGGCAAAAGACGGTCTGTTCTTCCCAAATATGGCTAAACTGAACAAGAACGGCGTACCCGGTGCAGCCTTGGCTATTCAGTGCGTATGGGCCAGTTTGCTGTGCCTCTCAGGCCGGTACTCAGACCTGCTGGATTACGTGATTTTTGCGGTGCTGCTGTTTTACATTCTTACCATTGCGGGCATCTTTGTGTTACGCCGTACCATGCCAAACGCTCCTCGGCCCTATAAAGCTATTGGCTACCCGGTATTACCAGCATTGTACATACTTATGGCCTCTTTCATCTGCATTATCTTACTTATCTATAAACCTAACTATTCCTGGCCAGGGTTGATTCTGGTTGGAGTAGGTATTCCGGTGTTCTATATCTTCGGAAAGCGGTTTAAGAGAGTAGAGGATTAA
- a CDS encoding porin family protein, giving the protein MKKIFLAAAIMISGALGAQAQTSLGIKGGINVATIRPLYEPNEPRIGAHVGLFASTPISGRFALQPELLYSQQGVETDRYTYTYHYLNIPLIFKGTLSGGLHLQVGPQFGVLLASNRKEGKSSLDITESMNRYDGALALGLGYDVAEWQISARYNFGLSDIRETKNGDLNLGRGDNLTNDVFQFSLGYRFR; this is encoded by the coding sequence ATGAAGAAGATTTTTTTAGCCGCAGCCATCATGATTAGCGGGGCATTAGGAGCACAGGCGCAGACTAGCCTTGGAATAAAAGGAGGAATAAACGTAGCCACCATCAGGCCGCTTTATGAGCCCAATGAACCAAGAATAGGTGCTCATGTAGGACTTTTTGCCTCCACCCCTATCTCTGGCCGGTTTGCTCTCCAACCCGAACTCCTGTATTCTCAACAGGGAGTAGAGACTGACCGGTATACCTACACCTATCATTACCTGAACATACCGCTTATTTTCAAAGGCACCCTTTCTGGTGGGCTACACCTGCAGGTGGGTCCTCAGTTTGGAGTTTTATTAGCTTCTAACAGAAAAGAAGGCAAAAGCTCTCTTGACATCACAGAATCTATGAACAGATATGATGGGGCGCTGGCACTGGGCCTGGGGTATGATGTTGCAGAATGGCAGATTTCAGCCCGATACAACTTTGGCTTGTCAGATATAAGAGAAACGAAAAATGGAGACCTCAACTTAGGACGCGGAGATAATCTCACCAATGATGTGTTTCAATTTTCATTAGGCTACAGATTCAGGTAA
- a CDS encoding GNAT family N-acetyltransferase, with translation MTNSSPLAPIQIQVTKDPAIIHQLAHETWYPAYQEILSREQIEFMLSQIYSFEALQKQMEEGQTFLLLLKEGVPVAFSAFSLLDATEKLYKLNKLYIHPDYQGQKLGKYLLEEVIKRAKKLGGVKLELNVHRQNPALHFYLKHGFRISQIIDIPFAQFMLNDYIMHLNLSETR, from the coding sequence ATGACCAATTCTTCTCCTTTAGCCCCTATCCAGATACAAGTAACCAAAGACCCTGCAATTATTCACCAATTGGCTCATGAAACCTGGTACCCCGCGTATCAGGAAATTCTCTCGCGGGAGCAGATTGAGTTTATGTTATCCCAGATCTATTCTTTTGAAGCCCTGCAAAAGCAGATGGAAGAGGGGCAAACATTCCTGCTACTTTTGAAAGAAGGAGTTCCAGTGGCTTTTTCGGCTTTCTCCCTGTTAGATGCCACTGAAAAATTGTACAAACTAAACAAATTGTACATCCACCCAGACTACCAGGGGCAAAAGTTAGGCAAATACCTACTGGAAGAAGTAATAAAACGGGCAAAGAAACTGGGAGGAGTTAAACTAGAACTTAACGTACACAGGCAAAATCCGGCGCTGCATTTTTATTTAAAGCACGGGTTTAGAATTTCTCAGATAATTGACATACCTTTTGCCCAATTCATGCTAAATGACTACATTATGCATCTCAATCTATCTGAAACACGGTAG
- a CDS encoding zinc dependent phospholipase C family protein, translated as MVYNSLRKVLLVLGIILSCSILGHSWGFFGHKVIQQLAIYGLPKDMQGFYHRHMAHLVETSVRPDQRRNDDSTEAPRHFIDLEALGEKPLEEVPHTYPAAAAKYSTDTLQKYGIAPWHIIKMKERLTRAFQRRDTDSILYYSADLAHYIQDVHVPLHTSLNYDGQLTGQHGLHSLWESKVPEQNLASYNLQHNKARYLANPQEEIWGVVRSSHLLVPKLLEIERQVSQNFTDDTKYTIVERNGRSRKNYTDAFSSAYNKVLGTMVQDRMRASAEMTSSFWYTSWVDGGKPDLDKLLAMPRAKAEKKQLKNELKAWKKGTLLEKDLLLTKIRISLMNVIEWVSSSLA; from the coding sequence ATGGTTTACAATTCACTTCGGAAAGTGCTACTAGTGCTCGGGATTATTCTCAGTTGCTCTATTTTAGGACATAGCTGGGGATTCTTCGGACACAAAGTCATCCAGCAGTTGGCCATTTATGGACTACCAAAAGACATGCAGGGGTTCTACCACCGCCACATGGCTCACCTGGTAGAAACGTCGGTACGTCCAGACCAGCGCCGGAATGATGACTCTACAGAAGCTCCCCGCCACTTTATTGATCTTGAAGCCTTAGGGGAAAAACCTTTGGAGGAAGTGCCTCACACCTATCCTGCCGCTGCCGCTAAGTATAGCACAGACACTTTGCAGAAATATGGCATAGCCCCCTGGCATATAATCAAAATGAAAGAACGCCTTACCAGGGCTTTCCAAAGAAGAGACACTGACAGCATTCTCTATTACTCGGCAGACCTGGCCCACTACATACAAGATGTTCATGTGCCGCTGCACACCAGCCTGAACTATGACGGTCAGTTAACCGGCCAACACGGCCTTCATAGCCTTTGGGAATCTAAGGTTCCAGAGCAAAACCTGGCCTCCTACAACCTGCAGCACAACAAAGCCAGATACCTGGCGAACCCTCAGGAAGAAATCTGGGGCGTGGTACGCTCATCGCACCTGCTGGTACCAAAACTGCTAGAAATAGAAAGACAAGTAAGCCAGAACTTTACTGATGACACGAAATACACCATTGTAGAGCGAAACGGTCGTTCGCGCAAGAATTACACAGATGCGTTCAGCAGCGCCTACAACAAGGTCCTGGGCACCATGGTACAGGACCGCATGCGGGCTTCGGCCGAGATGACCAGTTCTTTCTGGTACACCTCCTGGGTAGACGGAGGCAAACCCGACCTGGACAAATTACTGGCCATGCCCCGCGCCAAAGCAGAGAAGAAACAGCTTAAAAACGAACTTAAAGCCTGGAAAAAAGGAACCTTGCTGGAGAAAGATCTCCTGCTCACCAAAATCAGGATCTCACTGATGAACGTGATTGAATGGGTAAGTTCTTCCTTGGCTTAA
- a CDS encoding deoxynucleoside kinase: MHIAIVGNIGAGKTTLATKLAQHYKWEVFLEAVDDNPYLKDFYDDMPRWAFHLQVFFLNSRFNQVIQINERTSGVVQDRTIYEDAFIFAKNLHHSGMMSDRDYQNYFSLFQSMTKMVKAPDLLVYLKADLPKLIGQIQKRGRDYEDNISLAYLKNLNEHYEQWIAGYKHGKLLVVDVNNIDFVQNPEDLGVIIDRINIELFGLF; encoded by the coding sequence ATGCATATTGCAATTGTAGGCAACATTGGGGCCGGAAAAACCACACTAGCCACAAAGCTGGCCCAGCATTATAAATGGGAAGTTTTTCTTGAAGCCGTAGATGACAACCCTTACCTGAAAGACTTCTATGATGACATGCCAAGGTGGGCGTTTCACTTGCAGGTTTTCTTTCTGAACAGTCGCTTCAACCAGGTTATCCAAATTAATGAGCGCACCTCTGGCGTGGTTCAGGACCGAACCATCTACGAAGACGCCTTCATCTTTGCCAAGAACCTGCACCATTCTGGTATGATGAGTGACCGCGATTATCAGAACTACTTCAGCCTCTTCCAGTCTATGACCAAGATGGTGAAAGCCCCAGATCTTTTGGTGTATTTGAAAGCTGATCTTCCTAAACTAATTGGCCAGATTCAGAAACGCGGCCGCGACTACGAAGACAACATTTCACTGGCTTACCTCAAGAACCTGAACGAGCACTACGAGCAATGGATTGCCGGATACAAGCATGGCAAACTGTTAGTGGTTGATGTGAACAACATAGATTTCGTGCAGAACCCAGAAGACCTAGGAGTAATCATAGACCGAATCAATATTGAGCTTTTCGGGTTGTTTTAA
- a CDS encoding DUF6565 domain-containing protein, which yields MDFKYYNFMATGALFLALLAGTSCERTSNSDSTTQASNKAEEDLADLREWVKDKTRKTDSTLLEKGPQVREGFKERTARLDAKLESLSEKSKEEYKELRREYENWETRNQQRSATPLHPETMKRMETELFGSATSLDVAIPANQMREVYTQFLQNVRIRRASWTASDWDYVDDIYTRLNQKKDQVEDQLTANDRIKIKALQAEYLTLEARKDAKDLLREIKQ from the coding sequence ATGGATTTCAAATACTATAACTTCATGGCGACTGGTGCGCTCTTCCTGGCCTTGCTTGCAGGTACTTCATGTGAGCGCACTTCCAATTCAGATTCTACTACCCAGGCCAGTAACAAGGCAGAAGAAGACCTGGCAGATTTAAGAGAGTGGGTCAAAGACAAGACCCGGAAGACCGACAGCACTTTGCTGGAAAAAGGACCGCAAGTGAGAGAGGGATTCAAAGAGCGCACCGCCAGATTAGATGCAAAACTGGAAAGCCTCTCAGAAAAATCAAAGGAGGAATACAAGGAGCTAAGAAGGGAATACGAGAACTGGGAAACCAGAAACCAGCAACGCAGTGCAACTCCTCTGCATCCAGAAACAATGAAGCGGATGGAAACAGAGCTATTTGGCTCAGCTACCTCCTTAGACGTAGCCATTCCAGCAAACCAAATGCGGGAGGTGTACACCCAGTTTCTACAAAACGTGCGAATCAGGCGTGCTTCCTGGACCGCCTCAGACTGGGATTATGTAGATGATATCTACACCAGGCTAAACCAAAAGAAAGACCAGGTAGAAGACCAGCTTACGGCCAATGACAGAATTAAAATCAAAGCTTTACAGGCAGAATACCTAACCCTGGAAGCCCGTAAAGATGCGAAAGACCTGCTAAGGGAAATAAAGCAGTAA
- a CDS encoding peptidoglycan DD-metalloendopeptidase family protein, with protein MRYIDFCTRKGPLFLLMLVGLLYVTGCSPQNTLRGVFEKRTPYEKYEAGLKEAKLDQTALGQQWIAAGEQALRKPIPITLPFKETGYFPADRPLAASYQFTVKEGQKVAVKVETQGQQVPQVFIDLFEANPDNTGEPKRVAYADTTAQNLEYEIEEELPHLLRVQPELLRSGQYTVTIETTPILAFPVQGKDSRAVQSFWGAERDAGARKHEGIDIFAARNTPVVASVEGVVTRVNTTPIGGKVVWLSDLKRQQSLYYAHLDSQLVQPGQRVSIGDTLGLLGNTGNAKTTAPHLHFGIYRFGQGAVDPFPYVYKNRTKPTPLQADAKKLGDWVRVTKGKSSLRTAPASSAEALMTLPQHTPLQVLAGSASWYRVMLPDGQQGYIASSLVETLDKPLQAVKLRREAPLLDASSAQAATQKSLSPDSTVQVLAKQEGFWLVQDANGSKGWISAEAAR; from the coding sequence ATGCGTTATATAGATTTTTGTACCCGCAAGGGTCCTTTGTTTTTGCTGATGCTAGTAGGATTACTTTATGTGACAGGGTGTAGTCCGCAGAATACATTAAGAGGGGTATTTGAAAAGAGAACCCCTTATGAGAAATACGAGGCTGGTTTGAAAGAAGCAAAACTGGATCAAACGGCCCTTGGGCAGCAGTGGATAGCTGCCGGAGAGCAAGCCTTGCGCAAACCCATTCCAATTACCTTGCCTTTTAAGGAAACTGGTTATTTTCCCGCCGATAGGCCGTTGGCTGCCAGTTACCAATTTACGGTGAAAGAAGGGCAAAAAGTGGCTGTGAAAGTAGAAACCCAGGGGCAGCAAGTGCCTCAAGTGTTCATAGACCTTTTTGAAGCGAACCCAGATAACACGGGAGAGCCCAAGCGAGTGGCGTACGCTGACACTACAGCCCAAAACCTGGAATATGAAATAGAAGAGGAGTTGCCGCACCTGTTACGGGTGCAGCCAGAATTGCTCCGTAGCGGGCAGTACACGGTGACCATTGAGACTACTCCCATTCTGGCATTTCCAGTACAAGGGAAAGACAGCCGGGCGGTGCAAAGCTTCTGGGGCGCTGAGCGCGATGCAGGGGCCAGAAAACACGAAGGAATTGACATCTTTGCGGCACGCAACACTCCTGTAGTGGCATCGGTGGAAGGCGTGGTAACCCGGGTGAATACTACTCCTATTGGCGGGAAAGTTGTATGGCTCTCTGACCTGAAACGTCAGCAAAGTCTCTACTATGCCCATTTAGACAGCCAGTTGGTACAGCCCGGTCAACGAGTTTCCATTGGAGACACTTTAGGTTTGTTGGGTAATACCGGCAACGCGAAAACAACCGCTCCTCACCTGCATTTCGGGATTTACCGGTTTGGGCAGGGTGCAGTAGATCCGTTCCCTTATGTATACAAAAACCGCACGAAACCAACTCCGCTTCAAGCCGATGCTAAGAAGTTAGGAGACTGGGTTCGTGTGACCAAGGGTAAATCTTCTTTAAGAACGGCACCAGCCTCTTCGGCTGAGGCGCTCATGACACTTCCGCAGCACACCCCTCTACAAGTATTGGCGGGATCTGCCTCCTGGTACAGGGTCATGTTGCCTGACGGGCAGCAAGGGTACATTGCTTCTTCCCTGGTAGAAACTTTAGACAAGCCGCTTCAGGCGGTTAAGCTACGCCGGGAAGCTCCTTTATTAGATGCTTCTTCTGCGCAGGCGGCAACCCAGAAAAGCCTTTCCCCAGATTCTACGGTACAGGTGCTGGCTAAACAGGAAGGGTTCTGGCTGGTGCAGGATGCAAACGGGTCTAAGGGCTGGATTTCAGCGGAAGCCGCCCGATAA
- a CDS encoding MOSC domain-containing protein gives MSTLVLSEIYIYPIKSLGGISLTSAQVEERGLQYDRRWMLIDDSGIFLTQRKLAEMALLQVALTPEGLLVTHKTKELTPLLVPYETNSTRSTLVTVWDDICFAFIVSPEANAWFSDVLGISCRLVYMPENSIRLIDPNYAKHNEKVSFSDGFPYLIIGQESLNDLNTRLEEQVPMNRFRPNFVFTGGQPYAEEKWKTFKIGNVLFYGAKPCGRCNVTTIDQSTGQAGSEPLQTLSSYQKKGNKVIFGMNLIGLSTGTVSVGDTITIMEAGS, from the coding sequence ATGTCAACACTAGTACTCAGCGAAATCTATATCTATCCCATCAAATCATTAGGCGGCATTTCATTAACCTCTGCGCAGGTAGAGGAACGGGGGCTACAGTATGACCGACGCTGGATGTTGATTGATGACAGCGGTATTTTCCTGACTCAACGTAAATTAGCGGAGATGGCGCTCTTGCAGGTGGCGCTTACCCCAGAGGGCCTGCTGGTGACGCACAAAACAAAAGAACTTACCCCCTTGCTGGTGCCCTATGAAACCAACAGCACCCGCTCTACCCTGGTCACTGTTTGGGACGACATCTGCTTCGCCTTCATTGTCAGCCCTGAAGCCAATGCCTGGTTTTCTGATGTCTTGGGGATTAGTTGCCGTTTGGTGTACATGCCTGAAAACTCCATTCGGCTTATAGACCCTAATTATGCGAAGCACAATGAGAAAGTGAGTTTTTCAGATGGATTTCCATATTTGATTATTGGTCAGGAGTCATTGAATGATTTGAATACCCGGTTGGAAGAGCAAGTGCCCATGAACCGTTTTAGGCCAAATTTTGTGTTCACCGGGGGGCAACCGTATGCTGAGGAGAAATGGAAAACCTTTAAGATTGGCAATGTCTTGTTTTACGGGGCTAAGCCCTGCGGCCGGTGCAATGTGACTACCATAGACCAAAGCACGGGGCAAGCGGGTTCAGAACCTCTGCAAACGCTTTCCTCTTACCAGAAGAAAGGAAACAAAGTTATTTTCGGGATGAACTTGATTGGGCTTTCCACAGGAACAGTTTCAGTAGGTGATACCATCACCATTATGGAGGCGGGTTCCTGA